The window GCCCAAGAAATGAATTTGCTTTAGTAGAGTTAGGGAGATGTAAGTGGTTGGCCTGGTAAAGAGAACTATGGAAATTGAACAGGAAAGAGACACTTTTAGAAACTTCCCCAAGCTGTGCTAATGCTGGAAGGGTAACAAGAAAAAGGCAGTCTGCAGTCTATCACCTTGACAAAAAGACTCAAGACACAGCTGTTCAACACCCTAGTTATCAACCAAAGCATCAGCCCTTTCTCAAAGTTTCATGGAAGTTTGTTGTCAATCAATAAGGCTAACAGATTTGGTTTGTGGCAAAGTTTATCAGTTTTTCTTATCTCTAGTCTCTTTTCTCAAGCTCTGTTTCCTCCCTTTGCCTGTGGCTACTCTAAATGCACATGTGAATTATTGGAAGGGATtaggggggagagagagagccCCAGTTTTCATAGTTCAGATTTAtaatgcagcagctctgaaagacTTAGCcttagattttatttctgaagaagctCGGCTATCAACCTTATTCCCATTGTTATTGATTTAGCATTAGAACACAGGACCGAAATATCGTTCAATTTCACTGTGCCATCTGCCAAAATATCTTGAGGGACAAGCTGATTATTCTATCGTTCTCAAACCCTGTGAGTGCAATGCATTAGGACAGTTGCTTCTCTTTTCTACGGTGACAAAAGAAAATGCCCCACTGCATACCTTGCATAGCCTCCTTTTTCAACAGAAACCAGCATTTAAAGTATTATATCTTAAAGCTCAAAAGAGAGGAAAGCTTCAAGGAAGATAGTTCTTTTATATGCAAGACTCATGTTGCCATCCGTAAATCACTCAGGCTGCTGTTATAATCCAGAGAAAGAAGCTGGCATCACCCCTAAACACAGGATGTGAGAGACATCAtcagaacaaaaccaataaaaggGGTCATTAAAACACCTAGAAgttaaaatacttgaaaatagCTCCCCAAATTTTCTTGTGGCAAGACAGTGATTGAGCTATAAATCAAAGTTATTCTTCTTCAGGGGATATTTAGAAAGAGGGCCATACAATTTGTAACTCTCCTCAtctaaagcagcagcttttacGCTAATGGGGAGAAGCAGATAACTGATCACCACCCTCTGTTATTTCAAATGTACTCCTTTCCTTAcagcaagaacagaaaagcaagctTTGTTTTCAATACGGTCAACATAAATGAATAGAATATTGTTTTAATGCTAGCTTTCATTTGATTAACTTTTAACATTCCCTATGTTTTATTCGCATTGCTAAAAATGGAAACAGTGGATTGTGTTGGCTggattaaattactttttttttcaaaagttaCTTTGACCAGAACATAGAGAAATATTCATGTTAGAAAGGCTTTGTacagcatcactgaaaacaATAGTTATTCAGAGCAAGTAACTCTGATCCATTATGCACTACTCAACCACAGTACATGAGCAAAAATGACAgaggaacaggctgtccagcaagcatttgctttgaagtccacacaataaaaaaaaatctacattgTTCACTGCATTATGAAATTCTGAAATCTACAAGTTTTCACGCTGTTTTTGTGTCCGGCCTCTCTATCAACTTCATCTGAACATTCCTGTGGTCTGCAATAAGCAGTGGGATGAAAACACCTATAataaacaacaagaaaaataatacctAACACCAGACTAAGAATAGTTAGGATGCTCACAATTGTAAAGCTTATTTCCTTAATAATGGAAGGTTTCCAGGACAGGTATACAAACAGAATACCTAGAGTTACAACAGTGTGAGTAGCATAATAAATAGAAATGcaaacttttgttttcctcccctttatgttaaaaaaggtaaaaattagAATGATTCCAACAACAGTTCTGTACAGATATTCCATCTTCTTAGATTTGCAAAATGTTGTATGTTGTTTCACAGTCCAGGTGAAGCCACAGATCCAAAGAAGTATCAGCAGAATTACAGAACTTCTAACACTTAGTAGTGTGATCAGTGTAATACTGAGTATCCAAGAAGTGATGGTAAGCAGCTTGTAGAAGAGATACACTAACTTGGAAAGCACAGGAAATTCATCTTTATCAGGCAGAGATTTTCGTAATGAGATCTGATAATCAACCGCTGAAAAGGAGATACCACAAAAGGACATAATAATGGCAACATctacacaaaacaaaagaaaaaatgttagaccaaacaaaaagatgtttattttatgttataATTTCTGAATGAACTTTTGGacaatttcctgttttcttaacACTTTCTTTATATCAATTTTGCATTTCCTCCATGCTCCTGAACAAGTTATCTCCATTTTAAGGCTCGGTTTAGTTACCTAAATCTAGGCATCTAATACTGCTTGGTATGCTTCTGGGCATTAATTAATTGCCTAAGTTGTGTGTTGTATTTGCCATCTCCATTCACAGGTGACTTAGAAATTCACAAAGTATAGCAAATAGCCCATAAAAACttaatttgcagcagctgataCTGGCTCTTGGGTGTCTATAATGAGAAAATCTATAAGCAAGACTTGACCCTTCACATGGTCATATTTAAAGTAAGTCAATGTCTTGCCAATAATTCTGCTAGTTTTAGAGCTAGAAATGGTATAGCTGCTGTATTGCTTCTGAGTTGAACCATATCATCATATGGTTCTCTTCATCATATTGCACTCTGCAATGCTGACATAGTTTTTTCTGACTCTGTCCCTCATCTCTAACACAGATGATGGTAGTGACAAAacacagggctgctctaaatACATTACTGATTCCCAGATGCTCATTTAGCAGTTATAAAAGAAACTGTaaacaaaagcacacaaaacaaACTGTTCTGCAAATTATATACTAATTGTATTACTTTGAAGTGATGTATCATGTTTATATTAGATGCTGTGACTTGTTATAGTGAAATCTTTCTTCTCATGGATTGAGCAGAATGGACCATTTATTAGTCAGAAATTCTAACTAAATGCAGAGTAATCATACGGCACAATGTATCTTTTCCAAGGCATGTTTAAAATGTTATCTAATCACGAGTTATCTTTTTAGGTAAGATACTCAACTTGCAAATTAAGGAGAAAGACTCACAttgagaaaaattacttttgccATGTTCCATGAGGATGTAAATCTGGACACAGAGTTGTGGTGTCGTCTCAAGAAAAGTCTTGAATACCCTGAGCATGTTAATATCAGTCATTACATCAATGGCTTGTTTTTGAAGGAGGTTGGGAGAGTCTGTTTCTGGTGCATCTCCACtgtctttttgtttaaatgcagcTTGGCAGCCATATTTCAAAGC of the Melopsittacus undulatus isolate bMelUnd1 chromosome 1, bMelUnd1.mat.Z, whole genome shotgun sequence genome contains:
- the XKR9 gene encoding LOW QUALITY PROTEIN: XK-related protein 9 (The sequence of the model RefSeq protein was modified relative to this genomic sequence to represent the inferred CDS: inserted 1 base in 1 codon; substituted 3 bases at 3 genomic stop codons) — its product is MSRWYQEKDSVVGKHLDXFWLSFTXGDERMTXVTAXCMMKFTKHNFIFLLGGIIIYVVDIGVDFWVASKYFCQGQYSWSILILCFRGLSLLIMQIFSYEWFKNDWEGTDTGKLKWIFLVHLFQCGIFIRYWFALKYGCQAAFKQKDSGDAPETDSPNLLQKQAIDVMTDINMLRVFKTFLETTPQLCVQIYILMEHGKSNFSQYVAIIMSFCGISFSAVDYQISLRKSLPDKDEFPVLSKLVYLFYKLLTITSWILSITLITLLSVRSSVILLILLWICGFTWTVKQHTTFCKSKKMEYLYRTVVGIILIFTFFNIKGRKTKVCISIYYATHTVVTLGILFVYLSWKPSIIKEISFTIVSILTILSLVLGIIFLVVYYRCFHPTAYCRPQECSDEVDREAGHKNSVKTCRFQNFIMQ